Proteins from one uncultured Anaeromusa sp. genomic window:
- a CDS encoding GNAT family protein — protein MLRGHRVTLRPICEEDLSLLWRLGNDINAKGSYWPAELYTETELKQKFNEHGLWQDTAGTMLIIDAQTDRLLGELYYFKGLLYQAGLEVGYRLYRPEDRGKGYMTEALQLFIAFLFASRPLPRLQLNVLKGNQGSRIVAERCGFQYEGTLRQAVFHMGTYLDLEMFSMLRSEAPSLEALLHEPTVETKK, from the coding sequence ATGCTTCGTGGACACCGCGTCACCTTGCGCCCCATTTGCGAAGAAGACCTGTCTCTGCTTTGGCGCCTGGGCAATGATATTAATGCCAAAGGCAGCTATTGGCCCGCTGAACTTTATACGGAAACCGAATTGAAGCAAAAATTTAATGAGCATGGACTCTGGCAGGACACTGCCGGAACCATGCTCATCATTGACGCCCAAACAGATCGTCTGCTGGGGGAATTGTATTACTTCAAAGGCCTCCTCTACCAGGCCGGTCTGGAAGTCGGCTACCGCCTGTACCGTCCTGAAGACCGCGGCAAAGGATATATGACAGAAGCGCTGCAGCTTTTCATCGCCTTTCTCTTTGCTTCTCGCCCCCTGCCTCGCTTGCAGTTGAATGTCTTGAAAGGCAACCAAGGAAGCCGCATCGTCGCGGAACGCTGCGGCTTCCAGTACGAAGGCACATTGCGCCAAGCCGTCTTCCATATGGGAACCTATCTGGATCTCGAAATGTTCTCCATGCTCCGCTCCGAAGCGCCTTCGCTAGAAGCGCTTCTCCATGAGCCTACCGTTGAAACCAAGAAATAG
- a CDS encoding aspartate ammonia-lyase: MGRLEKDFLGERELPEDAYYGIHTLRAMENFAVSGEKAHPELICALGVVKQAAAESNMKLGRLDERLGQAIFQAAGEVASGQWQEFFLVDAFQGGAGTSTNMNANEVIANRAIEILGGVKGDYSLIHPLDHVNMSQSTNDVYPTALRIAAIRLLLPLAEACANLQGALQRKEEEFAGILKLGRTEMQDAVPITVGQSFSAWAEAISRDRWRLYKVEERLRKVNLGGTAVGTGLNAPRKYIYMVIERLRSLSGLGLARDENGVDGTQNADVFAEVSGLLKACAVTLQKISGDLRLLSSEPFGELRLPQLQAGSSIMPGKVNPVMPEMISQISYQVMARDLAITLAAQSGQLELNAFYPLIAANLLPALESLAKGMNLFAEKCIEGIEAVPEACRRHLEKSTAVATVLAPLVGYEKAAALVQESRRSGRQVLELLLEQKLLSEEEMERWLQARHLTHAGIVGEEIKA; this comes from the coding sequence ATGGGACGGTTGGAAAAAGACTTTTTGGGAGAACGGGAACTGCCGGAAGACGCGTACTATGGCATTCATACGCTGCGAGCCATGGAAAACTTCGCCGTATCCGGCGAAAAAGCGCATCCGGAGCTGATTTGCGCGCTTGGTGTCGTGAAACAGGCGGCGGCGGAAAGCAATATGAAGCTGGGGCGGCTTGACGAACGGCTGGGACAGGCTATCTTTCAAGCGGCTGGCGAGGTAGCTTCAGGGCAATGGCAGGAATTCTTTTTGGTGGATGCCTTTCAAGGAGGCGCAGGAACGTCTACCAATATGAATGCAAACGAAGTCATTGCCAATAGGGCCATTGAAATTTTAGGCGGCGTTAAAGGAGACTATAGCCTGATTCATCCTTTGGACCATGTGAATATGTCACAATCGACGAATGACGTCTATCCTACAGCGCTGCGTATTGCGGCCATCAGGCTGCTTTTGCCGTTGGCGGAAGCTTGCGCCAATCTGCAAGGGGCTTTGCAGCGCAAGGAAGAAGAATTTGCCGGTATCCTTAAACTGGGACGCACAGAGATGCAGGATGCCGTGCCGATTACCGTTGGTCAGTCTTTTTCAGCGTGGGCGGAAGCAATCAGTCGTGACCGCTGGCGTCTTTATAAAGTAGAAGAGCGCCTGCGCAAGGTCAATCTTGGCGGTACGGCGGTAGGAACTGGTTTGAATGCCCCTCGCAAGTACATTTATATGGTGATTGAACGGTTGCGCAGCTTGAGCGGCTTGGGACTGGCGCGGGATGAAAACGGCGTGGACGGAACCCAAAACGCCGATGTTTTTGCGGAAGTGTCAGGTTTACTTAAAGCTTGCGCTGTCACGCTCCAGAAAATTAGCGGCGATTTGCGTTTGCTCTCGTCAGAGCCTTTTGGCGAGCTGCGCTTGCCGCAGCTCCAAGCTGGTTCATCCATTATGCCTGGTAAGGTCAATCCGGTGATGCCAGAAATGATTTCGCAGATTTCTTATCAGGTAATGGCGCGGGATTTGGCCATTACCTTGGCTGCGCAAAGCGGGCAGTTGGAATTGAACGCCTTTTATCCTCTGATTGCCGCTAATCTGTTGCCAGCTTTGGAAAGTCTGGCTAAGGGGATGAATTTGTTTGCGGAAAAATGCATTGAGGGCATTGAAGCGGTTCCGGAAGCCTGCCGAAGACATTTGGAAAAAAGTACGGCTGTAGCTACCGTGTTAGCTCCGCTTGTAGGCTATGAAAAGGCGGCTGCCTTGGTTCAAGAGTCGCGGCGCAGCGGGCGGCAAGTATTGGAACTTTTGTTGGAGCAAAAACTGCTGAGCGAAGAGGAAATGGAACGTTGGCTGCAAGCCAGGCATCTTACCCATGCCGGTATTGTGGGCGAAGAAATCAAAGCATAG
- a CDS encoding glycoside hydrolase family 3 N-terminal domain-containing protein: MHSGKGKLKKVAVFLLFCIFMGVTAEGLGETAAGSKESVSQEVQVEALLHGMTLEEKVGQLLFVGIAGPEADAETLAQLRELHAGGVVLFDRNMQNPTQVKALIGALQKQTLSQAPRLPLFVSVDQEGGRVLRMREQVLPLPSQAELGLQGSAEQVEEWAAKNARELIYLGFNVNFAPVVDIGLGAERSFANEAAEVTRLARASVLGYRKEGMLCTLKHFPGIGKAPKDPHQEISDITAERDVLEQEDLAPFRNLINEFDIQPPLIMVSHLRYPAYDAENPACVSEVLLKGVLRKQLGFEGLVVTDDLEMGAMTSLYSFHDMGVMAVAAGADALLVCHNAESQKQVYAGILEAVQEGRLPADRLDEAVRRVLRTKLFLPPIQE; the protein is encoded by the coding sequence TTGCATAGCGGAAAAGGGAAGCTAAAAAAAGTAGCAGTTTTTCTTTTGTTTTGTATTTTCATGGGCGTGACGGCCGAGGGCTTGGGAGAAACAGCGGCGGGGTCAAAGGAGTCTGTATCTCAAGAAGTGCAAGTGGAAGCGTTGCTGCACGGGATGACCTTGGAAGAAAAAGTGGGTCAGTTGCTATTTGTCGGCATTGCGGGCCCAGAGGCGGATGCGGAGACCTTGGCCCAACTGCGGGAATTGCATGCTGGAGGCGTTGTTTTATTTGATCGCAACATGCAAAATCCTACCCAAGTGAAGGCTCTTATTGGCGCTTTGCAAAAACAGACGTTATCGCAAGCGCCGCGACTTCCTCTCTTTGTTAGTGTAGATCAAGAAGGCGGACGAGTGCTGCGCATGAGAGAACAGGTGCTGCCGCTGCCGTCTCAGGCGGAATTAGGCTTGCAAGGCAGCGCCGAGCAGGTGGAAGAATGGGCGGCGAAAAATGCGCGTGAACTTATATACCTGGGCTTTAATGTAAACTTTGCGCCTGTAGTAGATATCGGTCTGGGGGCGGAACGTTCTTTTGCCAATGAAGCGGCGGAGGTGACTCGTTTGGCGCGGGCTTCTGTATTGGGCTACCGCAAAGAAGGCATGCTCTGCACGTTGAAGCATTTTCCCGGCATAGGTAAGGCCCCCAAGGATCCGCACCAGGAGATTTCCGATATTACCGCAGAGCGGGATGTGCTGGAACAGGAGGACTTAGCTCCTTTTCGAAATTTGATCAATGAATTTGACATACAGCCGCCGCTGATTATGGTCTCTCATCTGCGGTATCCGGCGTATGATGCCGAGAATCCAGCTTGCGTTTCGGAAGTTTTGCTTAAAGGAGTGTTACGCAAGCAGCTGGGTTTTGAGGGGCTGGTTGTGACGGATGATCTAGAAATGGGCGCCATGACGTCTCTTTATTCCTTTCATGATATGGGGGTGATGGCTGTGGCGGCAGGAGCGGATGCACTTCTGGTTTGTCACAATGCGGAGAGCCAGAAACAGGTATACGCAGGAATCTTGGAAGCCGTCCAAGAAGGCCGTTTGCCGGCTGATCGCTTGGATGAAGCGGTACGGCGCGTTTTGCGGACAAAACTGTTTTTGCCGCCCATACAGGAATAG
- a CDS encoding phenylalanine--tRNA ligase beta subunit-related protein, with protein sequence MKIKIDKTIGERLPHCQLGYLTLNGVRVKGTPPALSREITQLQAEMAERYQMNVLPQVPKIMAVRNMYKKLSVDPSRYRPASEALVRRVLQNRALYFVNSAVDVNNFCSLKYLLPFGLYDLDKVAGDCVTYQIVGEGAYTNIAGHTIQAGQRPYLCDAGEIFGNPSSDSRRTAVTLSSERLLCVIYADEEESKEELSTMLDFTAEMLMRYNGGILVEQGIAAVE encoded by the coding sequence ATGAAGATAAAAATTGACAAAACGATTGGCGAGCGTTTACCGCACTGCCAATTGGGCTATTTGACACTGAATGGCGTTCGCGTCAAGGGAACGCCTCCTGCGCTGAGTCGGGAGATTACACAGCTGCAGGCGGAAATGGCGGAGCGATACCAGATGAATGTGCTGCCTCAAGTACCTAAAATCATGGCGGTACGCAATATGTATAAAAAGCTGTCTGTGGATCCTTCGCGTTACAGACCCGCCTCGGAGGCTTTGGTACGGCGGGTGCTGCAGAACCGGGCGTTGTATTTTGTAAATAGTGCGGTGGATGTGAATAATTTTTGCTCGCTAAAATATTTGCTGCCTTTTGGTTTGTATGATCTAGATAAGGTGGCTGGCGATTGCGTCACCTATCAGATTGTCGGCGAAGGAGCGTATACCAATATTGCGGGCCATACGATTCAAGCCGGGCAAAGGCCTTATTTGTGCGACGCTGGAGAGATCTTTGGCAACCCAAGCAGTGACAGCCGGAGAACGGCTGTTACCTTAAGCAGTGAACGGCTGCTTTGCGTTATTTATGCCGATGAAGAAGAAAGCAAAGAAGAATTATCAACTATGCTTGATTTTACGGCGGAAATGCTGATGAGGTATAATGGAGGCATACTGGTAGAACAAGGTATTGCCGCTGTTGAATAG
- the thrC gene encoding threonine synthase: protein MLYQSTRNADIRVTSAEAICQGLANDGGLFVPERLPALGPDELRALQDASYEERAKAVLGCFLTDFSEAELQDIVTRAYGQGQFSHSDIAPVVKVAEKKAVLELWHGPTSAFKDMALQLLPHLVTTSLKKTKITDTVAILVATSGDTGKAALEGFKDVPNTAMIVFYPQGGVSEVQRLQMVTQEGGNVDVVAVEGNFDDAQRGVKEIFGNKEAAAKLAEAGIRLSSANSINWGRLVPQVVYYVSAYLDMVKQGSVEFGEEINVVVPTGNFGNILAAYYARLMGVPLGKLICASNNNNVLTEFLREGRYDRRRPFHKTISPSMDILVSSNLERLLYHVSGQDTAAVAAWMKSLQEEGLYDVHGAAWDGIRDVFWADWVDDAVTQDTIKTVYAQHGYVLDPHSAVAWKVAERYQEETGDNRVLLVVSTASPFKFNSSVLEALAPETLRGAADEFSLLEALAAKTGLAIPEGLASLRTKNVRHSLECPAADMESMVYKLLIK from the coding sequence ATGTTGTATCAGAGCACACGGAATGCGGACATCCGGGTTACATCCGCGGAGGCGATTTGCCAAGGCTTGGCCAATGATGGGGGCTTGTTTGTACCTGAGAGACTGCCGGCACTAGGGCCTGATGAGTTGCGGGCTTTGCAGGATGCATCGTATGAGGAAAGGGCTAAAGCGGTATTAGGCTGCTTTTTGACTGATTTTAGCGAAGCGGAGCTGCAGGACATCGTGACCCGCGCCTATGGGCAGGGACAATTTTCCCACAGCGATATTGCGCCGGTTGTGAAAGTGGCGGAGAAAAAAGCCGTTCTTGAGCTATGGCACGGACCGACAAGCGCTTTTAAAGATATGGCATTGCAATTACTGCCGCATTTGGTTACTACATCTTTGAAAAAGACAAAAATAACTGATACAGTGGCGATTTTAGTGGCAACGTCCGGTGACACCGGTAAGGCGGCCCTAGAGGGCTTTAAAGATGTGCCGAATACGGCTATGATTGTTTTTTATCCCCAAGGCGGTGTAAGTGAAGTGCAGCGCCTGCAAATGGTCACGCAAGAAGGCGGCAATGTGGATGTGGTCGCCGTGGAAGGAAACTTTGACGATGCGCAACGCGGCGTTAAAGAAATTTTTGGCAACAAAGAAGCGGCAGCCAAATTAGCTGAGGCGGGAATTCGTCTGTCTTCGGCTAATTCAATTAATTGGGGGCGGTTGGTGCCGCAAGTAGTATATTATGTGAGCGCCTACCTGGATATGGTAAAACAGGGCAGCGTAGAGTTTGGCGAAGAAATCAATGTGGTTGTGCCGACAGGCAATTTCGGCAATATTTTGGCCGCGTATTATGCACGATTGATGGGAGTGCCGCTGGGCAAGCTGATTTGCGCTTCCAACAATAATAATGTACTGACTGAGTTTTTGCGGGAAGGCCGCTATGACCGGCGGCGTCCGTTTCACAAAACCATTTCGCCGTCCATGGACATCTTGGTATCCAGTAATTTGGAACGACTGCTATACCATGTGTCAGGGCAGGATACGGCGGCGGTTGCAGCGTGGATGAAGTCGCTTCAAGAAGAGGGGCTGTATGATGTTCATGGGGCAGCTTGGGATGGCATTCGCGATGTGTTCTGGGCGGATTGGGTGGATGATGCGGTCACGCAGGACACGATAAAAACGGTATATGCCCAGCATGGCTATGTGCTGGATCCCCATTCGGCCGTTGCCTGGAAGGTGGCGGAGCGCTATCAGGAGGAAACTGGCGACAATCGCGTGCTCTTGGTCGTCTCCACTGCCAGCCCCTTTAAGTTCAATTCCAGCGTGCTGGAGGCGTTGGCGCCAGAGACGTTGCGCGGCGCAGCTGATGAGTTTTCTTTACTGGAGGCGTTGGCGGCGAAAACCGGCCTTGCAATTCCAGAAGGACTTGCGTCTTTGCGTACCAAGAATGTCCGGCATTCTCTGGAATGTCCGGCAGCAGACATGGAAAGCATGGTCTATAAGCTGCTAATAAAATAA
- the ybaK gene encoding Cys-tRNA(Pro) deacylase, which yields MKQKKTNAVRLLEQQHISYDLKPYEVDENDLSAPSVAAKVGMEPQQVFKTLVARGDKHGVLLACIAANAELDLKSLAQASGNKRVEMVPLKEVQGLTGYIRGGVSPVGTKKSYPVYLDETAVAQEQIAVSAGVRGCQMILAPQDLILATKAAVCRIATES from the coding sequence ATGAAACAAAAAAAGACGAATGCCGTCCGGCTGCTGGAGCAGCAGCATATTTCTTATGACTTGAAGCCGTATGAGGTGGATGAAAATGATTTGAGCGCTCCTTCTGTAGCGGCTAAAGTGGGTATGGAGCCCCAACAGGTCTTTAAGACCTTGGTGGCGCGAGGCGATAAACATGGCGTCCTGTTAGCCTGCATTGCTGCGAATGCGGAGCTGGACTTAAAATCGCTGGCCCAGGCCAGCGGCAATAAACGGGTGGAAATGGTTCCTTTAAAAGAAGTACAGGGTTTGACAGGCTATATACGCGGCGGTGTTTCGCCGGTGGGAACTAAGAAAAGCTATCCGGTATATTTAGATGAAACCGCAGTGGCGCAAGAGCAAATTGCCGTCAGCGCCGGTGTGCGCGGCTGCCAGATGATTTTAGCGCCGCAGGATTTGATTTTGGCAACCAAGGCGGCGGTATGCCGCATTGCAACGGAGAGTTGA
- the trpA gene encoding tryptophan synthase subunit alpha, giving the protein MNKLSQAFAKGKAFIPFVTAGDPSLEVTEQLVLQMAAAGADLIELGIPFSDPVAEGPVIQEADIRALAAGTTTDKIFEMVGRIRKTCQVPMAFMTYINPIFTYGAARFLQNCQAVGIDALIVPDMPYEEKKELLPFCQEHDVRLISMIAPTSNQRIQTIASEAEGFLYCVSSMGVTGVRQELGNHVAAMIQTAKEAKEIPCAIGFGISTPQQAAAMAAISDGAIVGSAIVKIVAQHGQECVPHVAKYVREMVQAVKAVQ; this is encoded by the coding sequence ATGAATAAGTTATCTCAGGCCTTTGCCAAGGGAAAAGCCTTTATTCCTTTCGTCACCGCAGGCGATCCGTCGCTAGAGGTGACGGAACAGCTCGTGCTGCAGATGGCGGCTGCTGGAGCCGATTTAATTGAGCTGGGGATTCCTTTTTCCGATCCCGTCGCCGAAGGGCCGGTTATTCAAGAGGCTGATATCCGCGCTTTGGCGGCAGGCACGACGACGGATAAGATTTTTGAGATGGTAGGGAGAATTCGCAAAACCTGCCAGGTGCCCATGGCTTTCATGACCTATATCAACCCCATTTTTACGTATGGCGCAGCGCGATTTTTGCAAAATTGCCAGGCTGTCGGCATTGATGCGCTGATTGTCCCGGATATGCCGTATGAAGAAAAGAAGGAGCTGCTGCCGTTTTGCCAAGAACACGATGTGCGCTTGATTTCCATGATTGCGCCAACCTCCAACCAGCGTATCCAGACTATCGCCAGTGAAGCCGAAGGTTTTTTGTATTGCGTATCCTCTATGGGCGTGACCGGGGTGCGTCAGGAGTTGGGGAATCATGTAGCGGCGATGATTCAGACGGCCAAGGAAGCAAAAGAGATTCCCTGTGCGATTGGGTTCGGCATTTCTACGCCCCAGCAGGCTGCCGCGATGGCTGCCATATCGGATGGCGCGATTGTGGGCAGCGCTATTGTGAAAATCGTAGCCCAGCATGGCCAAGAGTGCGTACCACATGTGGCAAAGTATGTGCGTGAAATGGTGCAGGCCGTAAAAGCAGTACAATAA
- the hydF gene encoding [FeFe] hydrogenase H-cluster maturation GTPase HydF — protein MNTTPRGNRLHIALFGRRNAGKSSLINALTNQELAIVSEFAGTTTDPVYKSMEILPLGPVVVIDTAGLDDTGELGELRVAKSLEVLAKTDLALIVMDAENGCGEPEQEIAALCAEKKIPVIAVINKQDQAKATPEQLAAWQGALQAAEMVSVSALQRKGIGDLKIAMVKTAPLLFEQPTIVGDLLQPGDTAVLVTPIDLAAPKGRLILPQVQVIRDILDSDAMAYVVKERELKECLGNLRNKPRIVITDSQAFLKADADTPPDVLLTSFSILFARYKGDLETLVKGAKALLALKPGDRVLMSEGCTHHRVEDDIGTVKIPRWIRQYVGGELEFSWSSGTTLPTDLSSYQVVVHCGACMLNRRDMLARMMAAQQQGVPIVNYGVAIAALQGILPRALSPFPQLADLL, from the coding sequence ATGAATACAACTCCCCGAGGCAACCGGTTGCATATTGCGCTTTTTGGGCGACGAAATGCCGGAAAATCAAGTTTAATCAACGCTTTGACCAACCAGGAATTGGCGATTGTTTCGGAATTTGCCGGGACGACGACAGATCCTGTGTATAAGTCTATGGAAATTTTGCCGTTAGGCCCGGTGGTCGTTATTGACACGGCTGGCCTGGACGATACTGGTGAACTGGGAGAACTGCGAGTGGCAAAGTCACTGGAGGTTTTGGCAAAAACGGATTTGGCGTTAATTGTCATGGATGCAGAAAATGGCTGCGGGGAGCCGGAGCAAGAGATTGCCGCTCTTTGCGCAGAGAAAAAAATTCCGGTGATTGCGGTGATCAATAAACAAGATCAAGCGAAAGCTACGCCAGAACAGCTGGCGGCTTGGCAAGGGGCTTTACAGGCGGCGGAGATGGTTTCCGTGAGCGCCTTGCAGCGAAAAGGCATCGGCGATTTAAAGATTGCCATGGTGAAAACAGCGCCTCTTCTTTTTGAACAGCCGACGATTGTAGGCGATTTACTGCAGCCTGGGGATACGGCGGTGTTGGTGACGCCTATTGATTTGGCGGCGCCTAAAGGCAGGCTGATTTTGCCGCAGGTCCAAGTCATTCGGGATATTTTGGATTCCGACGCTATGGCATACGTAGTCAAGGAAAGGGAGCTTAAAGAATGTCTGGGGAATTTGAGAAACAAACCTCGTATCGTTATTACGGATTCGCAGGCTTTCTTAAAGGCTGACGCCGATACGCCGCCTGATGTATTGCTGACGTCTTTTTCCATTCTCTTTGCTCGCTATAAAGGGGATTTGGAAACCCTGGTAAAGGGGGCCAAGGCCTTGTTGGCCTTAAAGCCTGGAGACCGTGTTTTGATGAGCGAAGGCTGTACGCATCATCGCGTGGAAGACGATATCGGAACGGTGAAAATTCCTCGCTGGATCCGGCAGTATGTTGGGGGCGAGCTTGAATTCTCCTGGTCCAGCGGTACAACGCTGCCGACAGACTTGTCTTCCTATCAGGTCGTTGTTCACTGCGGCGCTTGCATGCTGAATCGACGGGATATGTTGGCGCGTATGATGGCTGCGCAGCAGCAAGGGGTGCCGATCGTCAACTATGGTGTGGCTATTGCGGCGCTGCAGGGGATTTTGCCGCGGGCGCTTTCGCCGTTTCCGCAGCTAGCGGATTTGTTGTAA
- the nadE gene encoding NAD(+) synthase — translation MPIIALAQMQVRPGHPAENLACMLQLIDEARQKGAELIVFPEMSLPGYLLGDVWEQSAFLRDCEACGAEIIAASQDITVVFGNVAIDWQRRNEDGRPRKYNALFAARDGRLIAPPHSPYPFVIKTLLPNYREFDDSRHFFSLRQLAEESGLPLAQLAQPLSLPIGDRVFNTACLICEDGWDADYAVQPLQLQQRCGKLDLIVNISSSPFTLGKNNKRHRVFGAQAAKYEAPLLYLNQVGLQNNGKTVYTFDGNSSLYDAQGRLRYSAPAFEAGLHIISLENLPAQFPAMTPDDTSTIVQALRYGIRQFLQQTGISRVVIGASGGIDSAVSAALYRSVLEPEQLFLINMPSRFNSATTKDLAAQLAQRLGCYYAVVPVQDSLKLTMRQFSSLRCPDSPLPLPDLTPSSFVQENIQARDRSSRILAAAAAAWGGGFTCNANKSELTVGYSTLYGDQSGFLAVLGDLWKYQVYDAARFLNDCVYQREVIPQATIDLVPSAELSAAQNVDEGKGDPLIYPYHDRLFHAFMERWQRATPEDVLTWYSDNTLAEQLGCPPELLKTHFSDPVVFIADLERWWNLYSGMGVAKRIQAPPVLAISRRAYGFDHREAQNGPYYTRRYHQLKEQLLKERR, via the coding sequence GTGCCTATTATCGCCCTTGCGCAAATGCAAGTTCGCCCGGGACATCCGGCTGAAAACCTCGCTTGTATGCTGCAGCTTATTGACGAAGCCCGTCAGAAAGGTGCAGAGCTAATTGTATTTCCGGAAATGTCGCTCCCAGGCTATCTGCTGGGAGATGTCTGGGAGCAGTCTGCCTTTCTCCGCGACTGCGAAGCTTGCGGCGCCGAAATCATCGCCGCAAGCCAAGATATTACTGTTGTTTTTGGCAACGTAGCTATTGATTGGCAGCGTCGCAACGAAGACGGACGACCACGCAAATACAACGCTCTTTTTGCGGCCAGAGACGGCCGCCTGATAGCTCCGCCGCATTCCCCCTACCCCTTTGTCATTAAAACCTTGCTGCCTAATTACCGTGAGTTCGATGACAGCCGTCATTTCTTCAGTCTCCGGCAGTTAGCGGAAGAAAGCGGCCTGCCTTTAGCACAATTGGCGCAACCGCTTTCACTGCCTATCGGCGATCGAGTTTTTAATACCGCCTGCCTCATCTGCGAAGACGGCTGGGACGCAGACTATGCTGTCCAGCCCTTGCAACTGCAGCAGCGCTGCGGCAAACTGGATCTTATCGTCAACATTTCCAGTTCTCCCTTCACCTTAGGCAAAAACAACAAGCGTCACCGCGTTTTTGGCGCTCAGGCAGCCAAGTATGAAGCGCCGCTCCTCTACCTCAACCAAGTAGGCCTGCAAAACAACGGTAAAACAGTGTATACTTTTGACGGCAACAGCAGCCTTTATGACGCCCAGGGCCGCCTTCGTTATAGCGCGCCTGCTTTTGAAGCGGGCCTGCATATCATTTCTTTAGAAAATCTGCCTGCTCAATTTCCTGCCATGACGCCCGACGACACAAGCACGATTGTACAGGCTTTGCGCTATGGTATTCGTCAATTCCTGCAGCAAACCGGTATTTCCCGCGTGGTCATCGGCGCTTCCGGCGGTATCGACTCCGCTGTCTCTGCCGCTCTATACCGCTCTGTACTGGAACCGGAGCAATTGTTTCTCATTAACATGCCCAGCCGCTTCAATTCGGCTACCACCAAGGATTTGGCCGCCCAATTGGCGCAGCGTCTAGGCTGCTATTACGCCGTTGTACCAGTGCAGGACTCCTTAAAACTGACAATGCGGCAGTTCAGTTCGCTCCGCTGTCCAGACAGCCCGCTACCCTTGCCGGATCTGACTCCTTCTTCCTTTGTCCAGGAAAACATCCAAGCCCGCGACCGTTCCAGCCGCATCTTAGCTGCTGCTGCGGCCGCCTGGGGAGGCGGTTTTACTTGCAACGCCAATAAGAGCGAACTTACCGTCGGCTACTCGACGCTGTACGGCGATCAGTCCGGGTTTCTCGCCGTACTAGGCGATTTGTGGAAATACCAAGTGTATGATGCCGCCCGTTTCCTCAATGACTGCGTCTATCAACGCGAAGTCATCCCCCAAGCCACCATTGACCTGGTTCCCAGCGCCGAGCTATCTGCGGCGCAAAACGTAGATGAAGGCAAAGGCGACCCTCTTATTTATCCCTATCATGACCGCTTGTTTCACGCTTTTATGGAACGTTGGCAACGCGCCACGCCGGAAGACGTATTGACTTGGTACAGTGATAATACGCTGGCCGAACAACTTGGCTGCCCTCCTGAATTACTTAAAACACATTTCAGCGATCCTGTCGTTTTTATTGCCGATCTAGAACGCTGGTGGAATCTTTACAGCGGCATGGGCGTAGCCAAACGAATTCAAGCGCCTCCAGTCCTGGCCATCAGCCGCCGCGCGTACGGCTTTGACCATCGGGAAGCGCAAAACGGCCCCTACTATACCCGCCGGTATCACCAACTAAAAGAACAACTACTAAAAGAAAGAAGGTAA